The following proteins are co-located in the Camelina sativa cultivar DH55 chromosome 12, Cs, whole genome shotgun sequence genome:
- the LOC104730983 gene encoding LOW QUALITY PROTEIN: adenylate isopentenyltransferase 4 (The sequence of the model RefSeq protein was modified relative to this genomic sequence to represent the inferred CDS: inserted 1 base in 1 codon; substituted 1 base at 1 genomic stop codon) has product MKCKDNMVLIMGATGSGKSSLPVDLALHSNAEIINSDKMQFYDGLKITTNQSTIAELRGVPHHLLGKLHPEAEEVTAAEFRVMAAKAISEITLRKKLPILAGGSNSYIYALLANXSHDPENYPFSDHKGSICSNLRYDCCFIWIDVDQPVLFEYLSLRLDVMMKSGMFEEIAEFLRASKAPKEPLGIWKAIGVQEFGDYLKMYKFGDNEIMKWDPVRKEAYEKAVRSIKENTFQLTKDQIRKIXKLRNAGWDIKKVDATASFREAIRAAKEGEDAAEMQRKIWNKEVLEPCVNIVNIFLDQPID; this is encoded by the exons ATGAAGTGTAAAGACAATATGGTTTTGATCATGGGTGCCACCGGTTCCGGCAAGTCATCACTCCCGGTTGATCTGGCTTTACATTCCAACGCCGAGATCATCAACTCTGACAAGATGCAGTTCTATGATGGCTTGAAGATCACCACGAATCAATCAACCATTGCGGAACTACGTGGAGTGCCACATCACCTTCTCGGTAAACTACACCCGGAGGCTGAAGAAGTCACAGCTGCAGAGTTTCGCGTTATGGCTGCTAAAGCCATCTCTGAGATTACTCTACGTAAAAAGCTCCCAATACTTGCCGGTGGATCCAACTCCTATATCTACGCTCTCCTTGCAAACTGATCTCATGACCCTGAAAACTATCCGTTTTCTGATCACAAGGGCTCAATCTGCTCCAATTTGAGATATGATTGTTGTTTCATTTGGATAGATGTGGATCAGCCTGTGCTATTCGAGTATCTTTCCTTACGTTTGGATGTCATGATGAAGTCAGGTATGTTCGAGGAGATCGCTGAGTTCCTTCGCGCTAGCAAGGCCCCAAAAGAGCCATTGGGGATATGGAAGGCTATAGGAGTGCAAGAGTTTGGTGACTATCTCAAAATGTACAAGTTTGGGGACAATGAGATAATGAAATGGGATCCTGTGAGAAAGGAAGCTTATGAGAAGGCGGTGAGATCGATCAAAGAAAACACGTTTCAGCTCACAAAGGATCAAATCAGGAAGA ACAAGTTGAGAAATGCCGGGTGGGACATAAAGAAGGTGGATGCTACAGCATCGTTTCGAGAGGCAATTAGGGCAGCCAAAGAAGGTGAAGATGCAGCTGAGATGCAGAGAAAGATATGGAACAAGGAAGTGTTGGAACCGTGTGTGAACATTGTCAACATCTTTTTGGATCAGCCGATCGATTAG